One Halobacteriovorax sp. GB3 genomic window carries:
- a CDS encoding DUF6531 domain-containing protein: protein MMNFLKKLLLLLLIPFTAMAGVNVKNGNFYISYSDIVVPGGGQDLEFLRNYNSKSPHKGWVGFGWGSDYETYLVPSADGSVVIYESGSGAQSRFVPKKAVDPKKAAQEIVEAMRKKSQVPQNVADKLIKNLTNNAELRQVYAKRWKVQANIAVGSVLYSNNRGLQKVEKTSKGYRRSFNDGKVEDFNSDGKLIRVKNKNGYYVNLNWSNKQLKSIKDSQGKQLFFEWYPDNKIKHISSTGKKKTTYKYEGDNLVESTDVAGNVFKYSYDSNHNLEKITYKDGSSMDIKYHKKTMFVASVKEKNGELTSYDYDSNPKNPDFHYWTIVKKKSPTGREVSNRYEYEIKTKPDGAHYTYRILTDINGLRTETIYSECCSLPLKITRGKEVTTFDYNDKGLLTKKSSSRGEYVELKYHKKFNKITEVVNRKGRTAFEYDKKGNLKKAYNKKNAVLLIYDSKGRITKMIDQEVKTKKKRVLSFKYNSLGKPVEIAMERVGKINVAYDNFGEIKKVESKAGHKMALQVTKAFQSLLTIVKPAGVNLNM, encoded by the coding sequence ATGATGAACTTTCTTAAAAAATTGCTACTCCTATTGTTGATTCCGTTCACGGCAATGGCCGGAGTTAACGTAAAAAATGGTAACTTCTATATTTCTTACTCTGATATTGTTGTCCCAGGTGGAGGACAAGATTTAGAGTTTTTAAGAAATTATAACTCGAAATCACCACATAAAGGTTGGGTTGGATTTGGTTGGGGATCAGATTATGAAACATATCTCGTTCCATCAGCTGACGGTTCAGTAGTCATTTATGAAAGTGGTTCAGGGGCTCAGTCTAGATTTGTTCCAAAAAAGGCAGTAGACCCAAAGAAAGCGGCTCAAGAAATTGTTGAAGCAATGAGAAAGAAGTCTCAGGTACCTCAAAACGTTGCAGACAAACTCATTAAAAACCTAACGAACAATGCTGAGCTTAGACAAGTCTACGCTAAGAGATGGAAGGTTCAAGCTAATATTGCTGTTGGGTCGGTTCTTTACTCTAATAATAGAGGTCTTCAGAAAGTTGAAAAAACATCTAAGGGTTATAGAAGAAGCTTTAATGATGGAAAAGTAGAAGATTTCAACTCTGATGGGAAACTAATTAGAGTTAAAAATAAGAATGGTTACTATGTAAACCTTAACTGGTCTAATAAGCAGTTAAAGTCGATCAAAGACTCTCAAGGAAAGCAACTTTTCTTCGAGTGGTATCCAGACAATAAAATTAAGCACATCAGCTCTACAGGTAAGAAAAAGACAACTTACAAGTATGAGGGCGATAATCTTGTTGAATCTACAGATGTTGCTGGAAACGTATTTAAGTATTCATATGACTCTAATCACAACCTAGAGAAGATTACTTATAAAGACGGTAGCTCTATGGACATCAAATACCATAAGAAAACGATGTTCGTAGCTTCAGTGAAAGAGAAAAATGGTGAGCTAACAAGTTATGATTACGATTCAAATCCAAAGAATCCTGATTTTCACTACTGGACAATTGTTAAGAAGAAATCTCCAACAGGTAGAGAAGTAAGTAATAGATATGAGTATGAAATCAAAACTAAACCAGATGGTGCTCACTATACTTATAGAATTCTAACAGACATCAATGGTCTTAGAACTGAAACTATCTACTCAGAGTGTTGTTCACTACCACTTAAAATTACTCGTGGAAAAGAAGTTACAACTTTTGACTATAATGACAAAGGTCTCCTAACTAAGAAGTCATCTTCTAGAGGGGAGTATGTAGAGCTTAAGTACCACAAGAAGTTTAATAAGATTACTGAAGTCGTTAATAGAAAAGGGCGTACAGCTTTTGAATATGACAAAAAAGGTAACTTGAAAAAAGCATATAATAAGAAGAATGCTGTTCTTCTTATCTATGATAGCAAAGGTCGAATTACTAAAATGATTGACCAAGAAGTAAAAACTAAGAAGAAGAGAGTTCTTTCATTCAAGTACAACTCTCTAGGTAAGCCTGTTGAGATTGCTATGGAAAGAGTAGGTAAGATCAACGTTGCTTATGACAACTTCGGAGAAATCAAGAAGGTCGAGTCCAAGGCTGGGCACAAAATGGCGTTACAAGTGACAAAGGCATTCCAGTCGCTACTGACGATTGTTAAGCCTGCTGGTGTTAACTTAAATATGTAG